In the Catharus ustulatus isolate bCatUst1 chromosome 18, bCatUst1.pri.v2, whole genome shotgun sequence genome, one interval contains:
- the GAS2L1 gene encoding GAS2-like protein 1 produces MDTHPPRERGTPDTDTPQYRHPLRGRFAMADPSHIQSAASKSIRPFRSSEEYLEAMKEDLAEWFNTLYDLDIQVDTFLESLETGCHLCRHANNVNRTALDFQERHPEAAARMRVPQNEVVFQAKNVVPGSFIARDNVSNFIQWCRQDLGIQDVLMFETNDLVLKKNEKNFVLCLLEVARRGSKFGMLAPMLIQMEEEIEEEMRDQMADGTLGTGRESRDPQAGAYPSRARPITLCDLKNLDELVREILGCCSCPSQFPMVKVSEGKYKVGDSNTLIFVRVLRSHVMVRVGGGWDTLEHYLDKHDPCRCAALSHRLPQPRTPGMSPQKAAPGTSSSRASSPSTPRRPRPPPGGADRGPQPRGDPSKPLKQEGLPPRGGAAPRSCSGSPSRSPAEPRGALRPRAPARSRRCSGDSDSSSLPSAQSGPRRPPAPRRDPAEPPAPGSPRASRSPGPLLLIRRRPDGQHSWARAEPSTAGPGPAGTPGARRDPRPSPGDPEELARRLRAPRWLEPGQEQRLFQRLEEEFLANTRLLEQLGDTESAPPATPATADSAYCSSSSSSSSLNVFAKHGLPAEDGRRGGNSDGNNNGNSNGNNGGCAPLPSNPTLADTRRRSTFSSSSDESCCFPASWDNRETPGNPGSDTDWATGEDELMEMEESPGPRVPAPPPRPWAKPRLDTQPHKAPSRIPTPRGYGAGAQRAPNGSPKAWGALQSIPSSLLEPAWAPRERQGLEENAWP; encoded by the exons ATGGACACCCACCCCCCAAGGGAAAGGGGCACCCCCGACACGGACACCCCTCAGTACAGACACCCCCTCCGAGG GAGGTTTGCCATGGCCGACCCCAGCCACATCCAGTCAGCCGCCTCCAAGAGCATCCGCCCCTTCCGCTCCAGCGAGGAGTACCTGGAGGCCATGAAGGAGGACCTGGCCGAGTGGTTCAACACCCTCTACGACCTGGACATCCAAGTGGACACCTTCCTGGAGAGCCTGGAGACAGGATGTCACCTCTGCCGCCACGCCAACAACGTCAACCGCACCGCCCTGGACTTCCAGGAGCGGCACCCCGAGGCGGCCGCCCGCATGCGCGTGCCCCAGAACGAGGTGGTGTTCCAGGCCAAGAACGTGGTGCCCGGCTCCTTCATCGCCCGGGACAACGTCTCCAACTTCATCCAGTGGTGCCGCCAGGACCTGGGCATCCAGGACGTGCTCATGTTCGAGACCAATGACTTGGTGCTGAAGAAGAATGAGAAGAACTTTGTCCTGTGCCTGCTGGAGGTGGCCAGGAGGGGCTCCAAGTTTGGGATGCTGGCCCCCATGCTGATCCAAATGGAGGAGGAGATTGAGGAGGAGATGAGGGACCAAATGGCCGACGGCACGCTGGGCACGGGCCGGGAGAGCCGGGACCCCCAGGCGGGCGCCTACCCCAGCCGGGCCCGGCCCATCACGCTCTGCGACCTCAAGAACCTGGACGAGCTG GTGCGGGAgatcctgggctgctgctcctgcccctcgCAATTCCCCATGGTCAAGGTGTCGGAAGGGAAGTACAAAGTGGGCGATTCCAACACGCTCATCTTCGTCCGA GTGCTCAGGAGCCACGTCATGGTGCGCGTGGGCGGCGGCTGGGACACACTGGAACATTACCTGGACAAGCACGACCCGTGTcgctgtgctgctctct ctcaccgcctgccccagccccgcacccCGGGCATGTCCCCCCAAAAAGCAGCTCCCGGCACCTCCTCGTCCCGCgcttccagccccagcacccctcGGCGCCCCCGGCCCCCCCCGGGGGGAGCGGATCGGGgtccccagccccggggggaCCCCTCGAAACCCCTCAAGCAGGAGGGTTTGCCCCCCCGAGGGGGTGCAGCCCCCCGCTCCTGCTCCGGCAGCCCCTCCAGGAGCCCCGCGGAGCCGCGGGGAGCGCTCAG gcCGCGCGCCCCCGCGCGCTCCCGGCGCTGCTCGGGCGACAGCGACTCCTCCTCGCTCCCCTCGGCGCAGagcggcccccgccgccccccggcaCCCCGGCGGGACCCCGCGGAGCCGCCCGCGCCGGGCTCCCCCCGCGcctcccgcagccccgggcCGCTGCTGCTCATCCGCCGCCGGCCCGACGGGCAGCACTCGTGGGCACGGGCGGAGCCCTCcacggccgggcccggccccgcggggacCCCCGGGGCACGGCGCGAcccccggcccagccccggggaTCCCGAGGAGCTGGCGCGGAGGCTGCGGGCCCCTCGCTGGCTGGAGCCGGGGCAGGAGCAGCGGCTGTTCCAGCGGCTGGAGGAGGAATTCCTGGCCAACACgcggctgctggagcagctgggggacaCGGAGAGCGCTCCCCCCGCGACCCCCGCCACCGCTGACTCGGCCTATTGCTCCTCGTCCTCCTCGTCTTCCTCGCTGAACGTGTTCGCCAAGCACGGACTGCCCGCCGAGGacgggcggcggggcgggaaCAGCGACGGGAACAACAACGGGAACAGTAACGGGAACAACGGCGGCTGCGCCCCGCTGCCCTCCAACCCCACCTTGGCAGATACCCGGCGCCGCTCcaccttctccagctcctccgacgagagctgctgcttcccgGCCTCCTGGGACAACCGGGAGACACCGGGGAACCCCGGCTCCGACACCGACTGGGCGACCGGCGAGGACGAGCTGATGGAGATGGAGGAGAGCCCCGGGCCGCGGgtccccgcgccccccccgcgGCCCTGGGCCAAGCCCCGGCTGGACACGCAGCCCCACAAGGCGCCCTCCCGGATCCCCACGCCCCGGGGCTACGGGGCAGGCGCCCAGCGGGCCCCGAACGGCAGCCCCAAGGCCTggggggctctgcagagcatcccctcctctctcctggAGCCCGCCTGGGCCCCGCGGGAGCgccaggggctggaggagaaCGCGTGGCCGTGA